GCGCAGCGCCAGGGACTCGGGAAGCCCGGACGGTACATGCGAGGGGGCGGCCGTGAGGGAAGCCGACAGGGACGCTGCCGGTTCCCCGGGCGGTGGTTCCAGGGAGCGGCGGGCCGCCTTGCCCATGTTGTCCACGTAGACAATCGCCGTAACGCCGCCGAAGATCACCAGCAGGATCAGAACCGCCATCATGGCCGGTCCCTCCCGCGCCGGACGTTCGCCTCGTTCATCCCGAGCAGTGTAGTGCCCACGTCGGTGCTCAGTTGCCGCTCTGCGCCGGGGTCTGCTCCACCTTCGGCAGCGTCTGGGTGCCAAACGACTTCAGGTCCAGCAGAAAGTTGCTGTCGCTGGGCAGCATCACGGTCTGGATGCCGGGGGCGAGGCGCTCGGCCACCGTGAGCTGGATCAGCTGCGGATTCTCCTTGAGGGCGCGGCCCCGCAGAGACAGGGCCTCGGCCTCGCCCTTGGCCGTCTCGATGGCGGCCTTGGCCTTGCCCTCGGCCTGAACCACGTCGCGCTGGGCGCTGATCTCGGCCTGTTGCAGCCGGTTCCTCTCGACGGCGACCTGCTGCTCGGCCGTCTGCTTTTGCTCGATGGCCTTGGCCACACTTTCTGGAATCTTCAGTTCGCGCAGCAGGATGGCGTCCAGAATCAGGTTGTTGCGCGAGAAGGCCTTTTCCAGCTCGGTGGTGATGCTGGCCTCCAGCTGGGTACGCTGGTTGCTGATCAGGTCGGCGGCCCCGAACTGCCCGATGGAGTCGCGCACCTTGCTGCGCAGTTGCGGGCGCAGAACGGTGTTGAGGTAATTGCGCCCCAGTTCCTTGTGCAAGATGGCCGCCTTGCTGCGGTCAATACGAAACTGCACGGTCACGTCCGCCGTGATGTCCAGCCCCTCCTTGCTGCGGGCGCGGATGGATCCCTCGTCCTGCTTGTTGGTGTCATGGGCGAGCGTGACTTCCTGCAGCCGGGCGTCATAGAGCGTGACCTTATCCACAAAGGGAACCACGAAGTGCAGGCCCTCCTGAAGAGGATCGGGCTTGACGCCACTCAGGGCGCTGAACACCACCCCGACGAAGCCCGCCGGGACCACCGTGATGCTCTGGGCCACGATCAGGCCGGCGACCACCACACCGCCGACGATCCAGCCCAGGCGCGAGGAGAAACGGGGGGCCGGGCGGCCCGGGGGACCGCTGGGATTGTTGACCGGATCGGGCCGCTGAGGAGAGAAGCCGCGCCCGTTGCCACTGTTGGGGTCTGTCATGCTTCCAGTACGCGCCCGGGCAGTGCCGGGTTGCACGATGGCACAGGGCTGGAGCCACCGCCTGCTCTCAGGCGCCCGGGGTCAGGCGTCCAGCGTCGGGGGCGTCACGTCGTTTACATAGACCCACTGACCGTCCAGCTGCGCAAAGACGCTGCGTTCGCGCAGCACGTATTTCTCGCCGCCCGCCACCTTCAGGGTCGCGCTGAATTCCACCTCGTCGCCGCTCGCCTCATGGACCTTGAGGCACAGGTAGCGCGTGTGGTCATTCAGGTGCAGCGTTGTCGGGCGGTGGTCGGGGTGCCAGGTCTTCAGCACGAAAGCGGCGTTGCCCAGGGCATAGGCCGCGTAGCGCGCGCGCATCAGCGCCTCGGGCGTGGCGGGCGGGCACGTCCCGTCGTGTGCCGGTCCACAGCAGTGGGCATAGCTGTGTCCCGAACCGCAGGGGCAGGACTTGAACGGCGGATATGCCAGGGGCATGGCGTCAAGCTAGCTCACAGCCCGCCTCCGTGTGGCCGACTCTGCACCCGGTTCAGCGCTCCCGACCGGGACGGGGCCCATAATCGGGGGTCATGACCCGCGCTCCCATCATCACCTCGCTGCAAAATCCCCAGATCAAACGGCTGGTCCGCCTCAAGACCCGCCGCGCCCGCGACGAGGAGGGGGTGATCCTGATCGAGGGGGCGCGTGAACTGTTCCGGGCGATCGGCGGTGGACTCGTGCCGGCCGAGGTGTACCACTGCCCGGAGCTGTACAGTCCCGAGGCCCATGAGGTCGCCGACACACTGAGCGCCCCGCTGACCGAACTGTCGCGCCCGGCCTTCGAGAAGGTCAGCGGCCGCGAGAACCCCGACGGTCTGCTGGCGGTGGTCTCCGCCCCACGGGTCAGGCTGCCCGAACCCGGGCCGGAAGCGGTGGTGGTCGTGCTGCACGGACTGGAAAAACCCGGCAACGTGGGCGCAATTCTGAGGACGGCGGACGCTTCGGGTGCGGCGGGCGTTCTCGTGCTGGGGCGGGGGGCAGACCCCTACGGCCCCAACGTGATCCGGGCCAGCCAGGGCAGCGTGTTTGCCTTGCCCGTGGCCGTGATGACCGAGGAGGAGGCGCAGACCTGGCTCTCGGCACACGGCTTCACCACCGTGGCGTGTACGCCGGACGCGCCGCGCGTGTACTGGGACGCGCCGCTGCGTGGGCGGGTGGCCCTGTTGCTCGGCACCGAACACGAGGGACTGCCGGCCGCGTGGCGGCAGAGCGACCACAGCGTACGAATCCCCATGCATGCGGGCGGAGCCGACAGCCTGAACGTGGCCACCGCCGCCGCCCTGATGCTGTACGAGTGCCAGCGCCAGCGCCGCTCCAGCGCTTCTTAGGGCGGGGAAGAAGGCGCGGGCGCGGGCTCTATTCCAGCAGTTCGGAGGCCTGGGGCCGCGCCGGAGGGGGTACCCGCACGATGGTCAGCATGTAGCGGCCCAGCGCTTGGATGGCATGGTAAAAGTGCTCGAACTCGATGGGCTTGACCACATAGCTCGCCGCGAACGCCTGATACGAATGCAGGATGTCCTCGTCGGCCTGGCTGGTGGTGAGCATGATCACGGGAATGGTCATCAGCTGGGGGTCGCGCTTGATCTCGCGCAGCAGTTCCATGCCGTTCATGCGCGGCATGTTGATGTCCAGCAAGATCACGTCGGGCCGCGGAAGCGTGCCCTCCCGGGCGCGCAGGAAGGCCAGCGCCTCCACGCCGTCACGGACCACATGCAGCCGGTTGAGCATGCCCGCTTCCTCAAAGGCCTCACGGGTCAGCAGAATGTCGGGCTCGCTGTCCTCAACGAGCAGAATCTCGATGGGGGTGGCTTGGGCATTGTGGAGGGGGAGCTGTGGACTGGTCATGGGGAAACCTTTGAAGGGAGGGTGGAAGACCGCTCGGGAAGGGAGTAAGGGTCGGGGCAACGGTCCGGAGGCCTCACGCCGGCACTTCGGAACATTCCTTCCAGTGTGGGCTCCCAGAATGGGCGCAACCCACCGGTACGCTTTAAGGTCTCTGCAGAGGGCCTTATGAGACCCTTGACGTGGCCCCGCCCGCGGAGCGGCCCGCCGCGCCCCTGCCGTACCATCGGGCATGACCAGCGACGGCGGGGAGATCACCGTGAGGGACAACGAGGACGCGCAGCGCTACGAGATCCGGGTGGGTGCCGAGATGGCCGGCTACGCGGAATACCGGCCTCTTTCCGGGGCCCGGATGCTGCCGCACACCCAGATCGAGGAGCAGTATGAGGGCCAGGGACTGGGCTCGCGGCTGATCCGGTACGCGCTGGACGACCTGCGCTCGCGCGGGCTGAACGCCGTGCCCACCTGTCCCTTCGTGGCCGCCTACATCCGCGAGCACCCCAGGTACCTGGACCTGGTCCCGCCGGGTCAGCGCGCGGCGCTCGGGCTGTAGGCGCCGGGACACCGCGCGCGCTGCGTTAAGCTGACCGCATGGCCTGGACGCATCACAGACGCATCGGAAACATTGAGGTCATCAGCCTCACAGACGGTCGGTTTCGCCTGGACGGCGGGGCGATGTTCGGCAGCGTGCCCAAGACGCTGTGGGAGCGGGTGGCCCCGGCAGATGAGCTGAACCGCATCCGCCTGCGCATCAACCCGCTGCTGATCCGGCTGGGGGGCGAGAACATCCTGATCGAGACCGGCTTTTGGGACCGGGGCGGCGAGAAGTTCGAGGCGATCTACGGACTGGACCGCGACGAAACGGTGTTCCGGGGGCTGGAGGGCGTGGGACTGACGCCGGATGACATTCATCTGGTCATCAACACCCACCTGCATTTTGACCACGCCGGGCGCAACACCACGGCGCTGAACACCCCGGCCTTTCCCAACGCCCGCTACGTTGTTCAGCGCCGTGAGCTGGAGGACGCCCGGAACACCCATGAGCGCAGCCGTGCGAGCTACGTGCCCGACACCTTCGAGCCGATTGCCGACGCCGGCCTGTTCGACGTGATTGACGGCGAGCATGAACTCAGGCCCGGCCTGAGCGTGCTGCCGTTGCCGGGCCACAACCTGGGCCAGCAGGGCGTGGTCCTGAGAAGTGCCGGGCAGACCCTGGTGTACGCTGCCGATCTGATTCCTATGCTGGCGCATGCGCCCACGCCGTACATCATGGGATACGACCTGTATCCGGTCACGACGCTGGAAATGCGTAAAAAGTACCTGCCGCAGTGGTTTGAGGAAGGGGTGGTTCTGTGCACGCCACATGATCCCGAGACTCCGTTTGCCCGCCTGCAGGCCAATCCGAAAGGCGGCTTCGTGGCGGTGCCGGAGGTGGGCGAAGCGGCCACCGCCTGAGCCCGGGGCTTTCACCGGGCCTTTCAATGGGCCATCTGACTGATTCGGCCGTGACCTGCGCGGTGTAAGGTGGCGCGGTATGTCTGCCGTGCCCAGTCTTGTTCCCTCCACTGAAACGATCAAGTCACCCATGCGTGAGATCGCCTCCATCGCCGTTCCGGTCAGCCTGGAGATGGTGATTCAGCTGCTGCTGACCTTCATCAACCAGATCATCGTGGGCACGCTGGGGGCGGTGGCGGTGGCCGCCGTGGGCCTGAGCGGCAGCCTGAGCTTTCTGTTCTTCATCACCCTGGGCGCGCTGGGTTCGGGCACCAGCATCCTGATCGCGCGGCGCGCCGGGGCCAATGACCAGACGGGTGTGAACCATACCCTCAGCGTGACGCTGGTGCTCAGCACGGTGCTGGGGGCCGCGCTGACACTGCCCATCATCTTGGGGGCCGAACGGTTGCTGGGGCTGGCGGGCGGCGCGCCGGAAGTGACGCGCACGGCGACTCCGTACATGCAGGTGGCCATGCTCGCCCTGCTTCCCGGCATGCTGGGCTGGATCTTCAGCGGGGCGCTGCGCTCGCTGGGGCACGCCCGCACGCCGCTGGTCATCACCAGCATGACCGTGGTGGTGGAGAGTCTGGTGGCCTACGGTCTGGTTTTCGGGGTCGGGCCGTTGCCGCAGCTGGGGGTGGTGGGCGCAGCGTGGGCGCTGGTCATTGCCAACGTGCTCAAGGCCGGGCTGCTCGCGTATCAGGTCTTTGGACCCCGCCGTCTGGCCGCGCTGCGTTTTCCGGCCCGCACCGCCCTGCGCTCCATCGCCGCGCCGCTGCTCGCCCTCAGCGCGCCGCTGGCCTTCACCGAGTTCGCGTGGAGCCTGGGCAACTTCCTGTACGCTGCCGTCTACGCCCGTGTGGGCACGGTGGCGCTGGCGGCCAGCCAGATCGTGGGTACGCTGGAGGGCATTTTCATTGTGGGATCGTTTGGCCTGATGAGCGCGGCCACCGTGTTCATCGGGCGGGCGCTGGGTGCCGGCGACGCTGCCGGAGCGCAGCTGTGGCTGGCCCGCATCACCCGCGCGGGGCTGATCACAGGTCTGGGCTTCGGTGCCCTGTTTGCCCTGAGCGCCCTGATTGTGCCCGGCCTGTTTCCCAAAGTCGGGGCGGATGTGCATCACATCGCGCTGTTCGGCATTCTGATCAACGCGAGTACCCAGGTTTTCAAAGTCCGCAACATGATCGTGGGGGGCGGCGTGCTGCCCAGCGCGGGCGACGGCCGGGGCATCATCATCGGGGACGTGGTGGGCGCGTTTGTGGTGGGGCTGCCGCTGGCGATCACGCTCGGGCTGTACACCCCGCTGGGTATATGGGGCGTTTTTGTGGCCCGCGGCCTGGAGGAAATCGTGAAGGTCGGCATCTTCGAGTGGCGGCGCCGGCGCGTGAACTGGGAGCGGCTGGCCGAGCAGCAGCGGGGACAAGAAGTGGTGGCTGCGCACTGAGAATCAGCACTCCTGTCACACAGGCCCGCCTCTTTCCCTCGTCTGTGGGATGGAGGCGGGCCTGCGTGGTGGTGCGGGCGCATTTGTGTTTCTGGGCGGTGACCCGGGTGCTACTCCAGCACCTCGCGCAGCCGCGGCACGCTGAGTGTCTTTGCCGGCGCGTCCAGCGCGACCTCGCCGTTCTTGAGGGCCAGGATCCGTCCGCCCAGATGCAGCGCCTCGTCCAGCTGGTGGGTCACGAAAACCACCGTCAGCTTGTGCTGCCACCACAGTCCCAGCAGTTCGTCGGCCAGGGCGGTGCGGGTGGCGTGATCCAGGGCACTGAAGGGTTCGTCGAGCAGCAGCACGCCCGGTTGCACTGCCAGGGCGCGGGCCAGGGCCACGCGTTGGCGCTGGCCGCCGCTGAGTTCGTGAACACGCCGCGGGCCGTATCCGGCCAGCCCGACCTGTCGCAGGGCGTCGGACACGCGGGCCGCGCGCTCGGAGCGCTTCAGGCCGCGCAGCCCGAAGGCCACGTTGCCGGTCACGGTGAGCCACGGAAACAGCGCCGCTTCCTGCTGCACCAGCGTCAGGCCCGGATGTGGCCCGCGCACAGCCTCGCCGCCCAGCTGGATCTGCCCACTTTGCGGGGCAAGAAAGCCGGCGAGCAGCGACAGCAGCGTGCTCTTGCCGCCGCCACTGGGACCGACGACGCACACGAACTCGCCCGGTGCGATGTGCAGGTTCAGCGGCCCCACGCCCGCGCCGGACTGTCCCCGCCCGCCGTAGCGGTAGCCCACGCCCGTCAGCGACAGGCTGCGGCCCAGGCCGTCGGACGTCCGGGCGGCCAGGGGGGATGGGGGAGCGGTCTGGTGATCGGGTCTGTCCTGCACGGTGGTCATGGGTGGACCTCCAGACCGTAATCGCGCCGCACGCGGCCTTCCAAGGCGCGCAGGGCGGCGTCGAACAGGCCGCCGATCACGCCGATGATCAGGATGGTGGCGAGCACCAGGCCGACGTTGGCGGTGTTGCGGCCTACCTCCAGTTGCTCGCCCAGGCTCCTGGCCCCCGCGATCAGCAGCTCGCCGCCGACCAGGGCGCGCCACGCGAAGCTCCAGGCCGTCCGCAGGCCGGTCAGGACGTTGGGCAGCGCGGCGGGCAGCAGCACCCGCAGCGTCAGACCCATGCCCCGCGCTCCCAGCGTGCGCCCCGCAACGCGCAGGGTGGGCGGCACATTCAGCAGGGCGCCCGACACCGCCAGGGCCACCGGGATAAAGCCTTCCAGGATCACCACGAACAGCACCGCCCGCTCGTTCAGGCCGAAAAACAGGATCGCGAACGGCACGAAGGCGATGCTGGGCACGCTCTGCAGGCCGGTCAGGTACGCGCCCAGGGTGGCCCGCAGCGGCAGCCACGCTCCCATCAGCAGTCCGGCGACACCTCCCAGCAGCACGGCGGCGGCGTAGCCGGTAAGGACCCGGCGCAGGCTGCCGCCGATGGCCGAGAGCAGTTTGCCGTCCTGTGGCCCACTGCCCCACAGGCCGTAACTGATCTCGGTCCATACCGAGCGGGGACCGGGGAACACGTAGGCCGGATACAGCTTGAGCACGTCGGTGACCAGCCACCACGCGCCCAGGATCAGGGCCAGCCCGAGAACCTGCCATGACAGCACCCTCCAGCGGGAGGGCGGTCGGCGGGCCGGCTGGGAAAGGTCGGTCTTGTGGGGCAGGGTGGTCATCTGGCTCCTTTGGAGTGAAATGGGCCGGGTGCGGGCCGCGTCACTTGACCACCAGCAGCTTCAGCTCCGGCACGCTGCGGGCATAGCCGGCTTCCACGTTGAGCGCCGCGTACTCCCGGAGGGCTTCCAGGTCGAGTGAGGCCGTGAAGTGGGTGCGGGCGAAGGCCCGTTGCAGCACGCGCAGATCGAGCTTCTGGCCGGTGAGTTTCTGCAGCTGTGCATTGACCGCGTTCCGGGCCGCGACCGGTGAGCGGTTCAGGAAGGCCACGGCCTCGGTGTGGGCCTTGAGAAAGGCGGTAACCAGCGCCGGATTGGCCTGGGCGAAGCGGGTGTTCACGATCACCACGGCGGTGGGGTAATTGCCGCCCCGCCACACCGTCTTTTCCGAACCGATCACCCGGTGGCCCTGCGCCTCGAGCGCCGCGCCCCACGGTTCCGGTACCAGCGCGGCGTCCACCCGCCGCCCCGCGAAGGCGGCCACCACGTCGGCGGGGGGAAGTGGGGAGACCGTGACCGTGCCCCCGTCGCTGCGGATCTGCAGGCCGTTTTCCCTGAGCAGGTGACGCAGGCTGATGTCCTGGGTGTTGCCCAGGCTGGGCACCGCCACATTTTTGCCCCCCAGATCCCGGTAGGACCGGATGGCGCTGTCCTGCCGGGCGACCAGCACCGCTCCGGCCTCGGCGGCGCCCGAAAGCAGCCCCACCGGCATCCCCCGGCCCAACGCGCTGATGGCCGGTCCCGGACCGATGTACGCGAGGTCGATCTGCCCCGCCGCAAACGCCTCGGTCAGGGTGGTGCCGGAGACGAAGGAGCGGGCATCAAGCCTGACGGTTCCCAGGGCCTTCTGGAAGGTGCCGCGTTCCAGACCCACCAGTGCGGGGGCGTGGGTCAGGTTGGGAAAGTAGCCCAGCCGAACGGTGGTGACGGTCTGGGCGTGGGTGGTAGGCAGCAGCGCCGCAAGGACTGCCAGTGCGGCGCGGGTCCGGAAACGTCGCTTCAAACGGGTGCGGTCGTCTGGGGTCATGGGTTTGCTCCGGAATGAAGGATGAAGTCTGTTTCTTTGTGTTGTCGGGCCCGGACTCTGGCCGGTGGGATGGAGTCGGTTCCGGGCCCTGCGTCCGTTCAGGGCAGACCGGAGGACCGCAGGCGTCTCAGACCGGGGCCACTTTGCCGGGTGCGAGGGCCGGCGCGGTATAGGCCGCCCGCAGCACCTCGGCCACTTCCGGACGGGTGAACTCGGCGGGCAGCGGCTCACCGCCGCGCAACTTCTCGCGGACCCGCGTGCCGCTCAGGACCAGGTGGTGCGAGGCGTCGTGCGGGCAGGTGCGTGGACTGACCAGTTGCCCGCACGACTGGCAGTAGAAGGTGTGCTCGAACTTCAGGATGCGGATGCCAAGTTCCTCGGCCGAGTAGGCGCTGAAGATCTCCTGCGCGTCGTAGGTGCCGTAGTAGCTGCCCACGCCCGCGTGGTCGCGGCCCACGATGAAGTGGGTGGCTCCGTAGTTGCGCCGTGAGAGTGCGTGAATGATCGCCTCGCGCGGCCCGGCGTAACGCATCGCCGCCGGATATACGCTGAGCAGCGTGCGCGGGGCCGGGTAGTAGTGGTCGAGCAGCACCTCGTAGGCCTTGACGCGCACCTCGGCCGGCACGTCGTCGCCCTTGGTGGTGCCCACCAGCGGGTGCAGCAGCAGGCCGTCTACCAGCTCCAGGGCCACCTTGTGCAGGTACTCGTGTGCCCGGTGAACCGGATTGCGGGTCTGGAAGGCGACAGTGGTGCGCCAGCCCCGCGCCTCGATTACGGCGCGGACCTCTGCGGGTGTGCGGTGGTGCTGGGCGAAGGCCCCGCGCGGCACCT
Above is a genomic segment from Deinococcus aerophilus containing:
- a CDS encoding prohibitin family protein, translated to MTDPNSGNGRGFSPQRPDPVNNPSGPPGRPAPRFSSRLGWIVGGVVVAGLIVAQSITVVPAGFVGVVFSALSGVKPDPLQEGLHFVVPFVDKVTLYDARLQEVTLAHDTNKQDEGSIRARSKEGLDITADVTVQFRIDRSKAAILHKELGRNYLNTVLRPQLRSKVRDSIGQFGAADLISNQRTQLEASITTELEKAFSRNNLILDAILLRELKIPESVAKAIEQKQTAEQQVAVERNRLQQAEISAQRDVVQAEGKAKAAIETAKGEAEALSLRGRALKENPQLIQLTVAERLAPGIQTVMLPSDSNFLLDLKSFGTQTLPKVEQTPAQSGN
- a CDS encoding YchJ family protein, producing MPLAYPPFKSCPCGSGHSYAHCCGPAHDGTCPPATPEALMRARYAAYALGNAAFVLKTWHPDHRPTTLHLNDHTRYLCLKVHEASGDEVEFSATLKVAGGEKYVLRERSVFAQLDGQWVYVNDVTPPTLDA
- a CDS encoding TrmH family RNA methyltransferase gives rise to the protein MTRAPIITSLQNPQIKRLVRLKTRRARDEEGVILIEGARELFRAIGGGLVPAEVYHCPELYSPEAHEVADTLSAPLTELSRPAFEKVSGRENPDGLLAVVSAPRVRLPEPGPEAVVVVLHGLEKPGNVGAILRTADASGAAGVLVLGRGADPYGPNVIRASQGSVFALPVAVMTEEEAQTWLSAHGFTTVACTPDAPRVYWDAPLRGRVALLLGTEHEGLPAAWRQSDHSVRIPMHAGGADSLNVATAAALMLYECQRQRRSSAS
- a CDS encoding response regulator, with translation MTSPQLPLHNAQATPIEILLVEDSEPDILLTREAFEEAGMLNRLHVVRDGVEALAFLRAREGTLPRPDVILLDINMPRMNGMELLREIKRDPQLMTIPVIMLTTSQADEDILHSYQAFAASYVVKPIEFEHFYHAIQALGRYMLTIVRVPPPARPQASELLE
- a CDS encoding GNAT family N-acetyltransferase, giving the protein MTSDGGEITVRDNEDAQRYEIRVGAEMAGYAEYRPLSGARMLPHTQIEEQYEGQGLGSRLIRYALDDLRSRGLNAVPTCPFVAAYIREHPRYLDLVPPGQRAALGL
- a CDS encoding MBL fold metallo-hydrolase — protein: MAWTHHRRIGNIEVISLTDGRFRLDGGAMFGSVPKTLWERVAPADELNRIRLRINPLLIRLGGENILIETGFWDRGGEKFEAIYGLDRDETVFRGLEGVGLTPDDIHLVINTHLHFDHAGRNTTALNTPAFPNARYVVQRRELEDARNTHERSRASYVPDTFEPIADAGLFDVIDGEHELRPGLSVLPLPGHNLGQQGVVLRSAGQTLVYAADLIPMLAHAPTPYIMGYDLYPVTTLEMRKKYLPQWFEEGVVLCTPHDPETPFARLQANPKGGFVAVPEVGEAATA
- a CDS encoding MATE family efflux transporter, whose translation is MSAVPSLVPSTETIKSPMREIASIAVPVSLEMVIQLLLTFINQIIVGTLGAVAVAAVGLSGSLSFLFFITLGALGSGTSILIARRAGANDQTGVNHTLSVTLVLSTVLGAALTLPIILGAERLLGLAGGAPEVTRTATPYMQVAMLALLPGMLGWIFSGALRSLGHARTPLVITSMTVVVESLVAYGLVFGVGPLPQLGVVGAAWALVIANVLKAGLLAYQVFGPRRLAALRFPARTALRSIAAPLLALSAPLAFTEFAWSLGNFLYAAVYARVGTVALAASQIVGTLEGIFIVGSFGLMSAATVFIGRALGAGDAAGAQLWLARITRAGLITGLGFGALFALSALIVPGLFPKVGADVHHIALFGILINASTQVFKVRNMIVGGGVLPSAGDGRGIIIGDVVGAFVVGLPLAITLGLYTPLGIWGVFVARGLEEIVKVGIFEWRRRRVNWERLAEQQRGQEVVAAH
- a CDS encoding ABC transporter ATP-binding protein, whose amino-acid sequence is MTTVQDRPDHQTAPPSPLAARTSDGLGRSLSLTGVGYRYGGRGQSGAGVGPLNLHIAPGEFVCVVGPSGGGKSTLLSLLAGFLAPQSGQIQLGGEAVRGPHPGLTLVQQEAALFPWLTVTGNVAFGLRGLKRSERAARVSDALRQVGLAGYGPRRVHELSGGQRQRVALARALAVQPGVLLLDEPFSALDHATRTALADELLGLWWQHKLTVVFVTHQLDEALHLGGRILALKNGEVALDAPAKTLSVPRLREVLE
- a CDS encoding ABC transporter permease: MTTLPHKTDLSQPARRPPSRWRVLSWQVLGLALILGAWWLVTDVLKLYPAYVFPGPRSVWTEISYGLWGSGPQDGKLLSAIGGSLRRVLTGYAAAVLLGGVAGLLMGAWLPLRATLGAYLTGLQSVPSIAFVPFAILFFGLNERAVLFVVILEGFIPVALAVSGALLNVPPTLRVAGRTLGARGMGLTLRVLLPAALPNVLTGLRTAWSFAWRALVGGELLIAGARSLGEQLEVGRNTANVGLVLATILIIGVIGGLFDAALRALEGRVRRDYGLEVHP
- a CDS encoding ABC transporter substrate-binding protein, with product MTPDDRTRLKRRFRTRAALAVLAALLPTTHAQTVTTVRLGYFPNLTHAPALVGLERGTFQKALGTVRLDARSFVSGTTLTEAFAAGQIDLAYIGPGPAISALGRGMPVGLLSGAAEAGAVLVARQDSAIRSYRDLGGKNVAVPSLGNTQDISLRHLLRENGLQIRSDGGTVTVSPLPPADVVAAFAGRRVDAALVPEPWGAALEAQGHRVIGSEKTVWRGGNYPTAVVIVNTRFAQANPALVTAFLKAHTEAVAFLNRSPVAARNAVNAQLQKLTGQKLDLRVLQRAFARTHFTASLDLEALREYAALNVEAGYARSVPELKLLVVK
- the sat gene encoding sulfate adenylyltransferase, with the translated sequence MPTLPHPVSSLPTPLGGQLIGRVARAEPAELAGLPRLELSERSAADLELLATGAYSPLTGFLGEADYLSVIEHLRLADGTPWSLPITLPVSRAAARGLRGRVVLTRDGAAVGLIEVQEHFEARRAWEAREVYRTEDEAHPGVAALYAGGEINLAGPVTLFEVPRGAFAQHHRTPAEVRAVIEARGWRTTVAFQTRNPVHRAHEYLHKVALELVDGLLLHPLVGTTKGDDVPAEVRVKAYEVLLDHYYPAPRTLLSVYPAAMRYAGPREAIIHALSRRNYGATHFIVGRDHAGVGSYYGTYDAQEIFSAYSAEELGIRILKFEHTFYCQSCGQLVSPRTCPHDASHHLVLSGTRVREKLRGGEPLPAEFTRPEVAEVLRAAYTAPALAPGKVAPV